In Geotalea uraniireducens, one genomic interval encodes:
- the fliG gene encoding flagellar motor switch protein FliG, which yields MDGTDKAAILLLFLGPEATAKVFEHLADDEIKKISKSMSKLGHVPRNVIQQVIDEFNEMTNPETGIFSQGEEFVRKILEQTLGPQKAEMLLKELQSASFGDMVDILANMDGKTIANFLSQEHPQTIAVILAKLRAKQTSEIISMLPQELQAEVVLRIADVDQVSPEILADIDEVIKRELTSMGGIQRYKVGGVEKVVDMFNHLDRSKEKQILEKLDVLNPPLAEIIRKHLFTFEDIFKLDDRSIQAIMREVSNDALTLAMKSSADEIKEKIFRNISSRAAEMIKEDLEVMGPVRLSDVEKAQSEIIKIVRRMEEEGKVVLAGRGGDDVLV from the coding sequence ATGGATGGTACTGACAAGGCGGCGATTTTGCTCCTCTTTCTCGGTCCGGAAGCGACTGCGAAGGTCTTTGAGCACTTGGCCGACGACGAAATAAAGAAGATCTCCAAGAGCATGAGTAAGCTGGGCCATGTTCCCCGCAATGTCATCCAGCAGGTTATCGACGAGTTCAACGAGATGACCAATCCAGAAACCGGCATTTTCTCCCAGGGAGAAGAGTTCGTGCGGAAGATTCTGGAGCAGACACTCGGGCCTCAGAAAGCGGAAATGTTGCTCAAAGAGCTCCAATCGGCCAGCTTCGGCGATATGGTCGACATTCTGGCCAACATGGACGGCAAGACCATTGCCAACTTCCTTTCCCAAGAACATCCGCAGACCATTGCGGTGATCCTTGCCAAGCTGCGGGCCAAGCAGACGAGCGAAATCATTTCCATGCTCCCGCAGGAACTCCAGGCAGAAGTGGTGTTGCGGATTGCCGACGTCGATCAGGTGTCGCCGGAGATCCTGGCGGACATCGACGAAGTGATCAAGCGTGAGTTGACCTCAATGGGTGGCATCCAGCGGTACAAGGTCGGCGGGGTCGAAAAGGTTGTCGACATGTTCAACCATCTGGATCGGAGCAAGGAAAAACAGATTCTCGAAAAACTCGATGTTCTCAACCCGCCTCTGGCGGAAATCATCCGCAAGCATCTCTTCACGTTCGAAGACATCTTCAAGCTGGACGATCGCTCCATCCAGGCGATCATGCGCGAAGTGTCCAACGATGCCCTGACTTTGGCGATGAAGAGTTCCGCCGACGAGATCAAGGAGAAGATTTTCCGCAATATTTCCAGCCGTGCAGCCGAGATGATCAAGGAAGACCTGGAAGTAATGGGGCCGGTTCGCCTCTCGGATGTGGAAAAGGCCCAGTCAGAAATCATCAAGATTGTCCGCCGGATGGAGGAGGAAGGCAAGGTGGTGCTTGCCGGCCGCGGAGGAGACGATGTCCTCGTCTAA
- a CDS encoding MotE family protein — MAGLLLLAISSSSPRSDEAHAATDAGSRYASSRSGADEAAALELKRQQLAAREAAVAIKEQELKNLAATLDARVKELDAAKAALDQSLEARKSVQQAEFQKMLKVYNALRPAEAAGLLDKLSEGQEMEILNQMDQRHLTKLLPLIKPERALKWTRQNLADK; from the coding sequence GTGGCTGGATTACTTTTGCTGGCTATTTCCTCTTCCTCACCGCGGAGCGACGAAGCCCATGCGGCGACCGATGCGGGCTCCCGATATGCCAGCTCCCGGAGTGGCGCCGACGAAGCGGCGGCACTGGAGCTGAAGCGTCAGCAGCTTGCCGCGCGGGAGGCAGCCGTTGCTATCAAGGAGCAGGAACTGAAAAATCTGGCGGCGACGCTTGATGCCCGGGTCAAGGAACTCGATGCCGCCAAGGCGGCCCTCGACCAATCGCTGGAAGCGCGGAAGAGTGTTCAGCAGGCGGAGTTCCAGAAAATGCTCAAGGTTTACAATGCACTCCGCCCGGCCGAGGCTGCGGGGCTGTTGGATAAGTTATCCGAGGGGCAGGAGATGGAGATTCTCAACCAGATGGATCAACGTCACCTCACGAAGCTCCTGCCGCTGATCAAGCCCGAACGGGCATTGAAGTGGACCCGGCAGAATCTGGCAGACAAATAA
- the fliE gene encoding flagellar hook-basal body complex protein FliE — protein sequence MVNGIESGIGITQAFPTAGGSDAKTTTLADDAGKFFNELVGKVNDMQLKANTAVQELSTGQSQGLHEVMIAMEESTISFQFLTQVRNKAVEAYQEVMRMQV from the coding sequence GTGGTGAACGGTATCGAGAGCGGAATTGGCATTACTCAGGCGTTTCCAACTGCCGGCGGGAGCGATGCGAAAACGACGACCCTGGCAGACGATGCCGGAAAGTTTTTTAATGAACTTGTCGGCAAGGTCAACGACATGCAGCTTAAAGCCAATACTGCCGTTCAAGAGTTGTCTACCGGCCAATCGCAGGGACTCCATGAAGTAATGATCGCCATGGAGGAGTCAACGATCTCCTTTCAGTTTCTCACCCAGGTGCGGAATAAGGCGGTTGAGGCGTATCAAGAAGTAATGCGGATGCAGGTATAA
- a CDS encoding TIGR02530 family flagellar biosynthesis protein: MIDPIYFPEPLPISPAQKPATPQSTKTGASTSDFSRILDGKLPASGVKFSQHAQERLRARGITLSDADMQRLAGAVESVAQKGGRESLIMLGDAALVVSVKNKTVITAMDRASMQGNVFTNIDSAVVF; this comes from the coding sequence GTGATCGATCCGATCTATTTTCCCGAACCGCTTCCCATTAGCCCGGCGCAAAAACCGGCAACGCCGCAATCGACCAAGACCGGCGCCAGCACGTCCGATTTTTCCAGGATTCTCGACGGCAAGCTCCCGGCGTCGGGAGTCAAGTTCTCCCAACATGCCCAGGAACGACTCCGGGCGCGGGGGATTACTCTTAGCGATGCCGATATGCAGAGGCTGGCCGGTGCGGTAGAGAGTGTCGCCCAGAAGGGGGGGCGCGAATCGCTGATCATGCTGGGCGATGCGGCGCTCGTGGTAAGCGTCAAAAACAAGACCGTCATTACCGCCATGGACCGGGCGAGCATGCAAGGGAATGTGTTCACTAATATCGATTCAGCTGTGGTTTTTTGA
- a CDS encoding FliH/SctL family protein: MSSSKLSRIIKVGAADSHPLSITSYDFDIVFDEQSPREDLPESTGFVPLFLGGPSPRVAPDPVPPPVEETVASPPDLPGMVVLSEEELQSRVNEVFQNGLEEGRRQAERGLANVFKSLRDGVAALNELRSRVVKESEEDLLKLAVMIARKVIQQEITQSPRVLSRIVAAAVSECSERDRVAIHLNPNDYAVVAADRQVFLGALGEEGQISLISDDAIGPGGCLVETATGTVDARIEAQLDELYRALLEERSTPVDVVLPAIGENLYAEA, translated from the coding sequence ATGTCCTCGTCTAAGCTGTCTAGAATCATCAAGGTGGGAGCAGCCGATTCCCATCCCCTGTCGATCACTTCCTACGATTTCGACATCGTCTTCGACGAACAGTCGCCCCGGGAGGACCTTCCGGAATCTACAGGTTTTGTCCCGCTCTTCCTTGGCGGCCCGTCGCCGCGGGTTGCTCCCGATCCTGTGCCCCCCCCCGTTGAAGAAACAGTGGCTTCTCCCCCTGACCTGCCGGGGATGGTGGTGCTCAGTGAGGAGGAACTTCAATCTAGGGTTAACGAGGTCTTCCAGAACGGCCTCGAAGAGGGACGCCGACAGGCGGAGCGCGGCCTGGCCAATGTATTCAAGTCGCTGCGTGATGGAGTCGCCGCACTTAACGAATTACGCAGCAGGGTCGTCAAGGAGAGCGAGGAGGATTTGCTTAAGCTGGCTGTAATGATCGCTCGCAAGGTCATCCAGCAGGAAATCACCCAGAGTCCCCGGGTATTGTCCCGAATTGTCGCTGCCGCGGTCAGCGAATGTTCCGAGCGTGACCGGGTGGCGATCCATCTTAATCCGAACGACTATGCGGTAGTTGCCGCTGACCGCCAGGTATTCCTCGGCGCCCTCGGCGAAGAAGGCCAGATATCGCTCATTTCCGACGACGCGATCGGTCCCGGGGGGTGCCTGGTGGAAACCGCCACCGGTACTGTCGATGCCCGGATCGAGGCCCAGCTGGATGAGTTGTACCGTGCACTCCTTGAAGAGCGGAGTACGCCGGTAGATGTCGTTTTGCCTGCCATAGGGGAGAATCTCTATGCCGAGGCGTAG
- the flgB gene encoding flagellar basal body rod protein FlgB has translation MPIDGLFNTTIQVLAKSIDMRAKNHTMLSANLANAETPNYTPSVLSFEDELKSALKGKHGGTPALTNPRHIPLKGNSSSIQSVQGEVVNIASSDTGKDNNGVVLETEMTQLAENQIMYNASVQMLENKFTDLKYAITGSK, from the coding sequence ATGCCGATTGATGGTCTGTTCAATACTACGATTCAGGTGCTGGCGAAAAGCATCGACATGCGCGCCAAGAACCACACCATGTTGTCCGCAAATTTGGCTAATGCTGAGACGCCCAATTATACGCCCTCGGTCCTTTCGTTTGAAGATGAACTGAAGAGCGCTTTGAAAGGAAAGCATGGGGGGACGCCGGCTCTGACGAATCCCCGGCATATCCCGCTGAAGGGAAATTCTTCCAGCATCCAAAGTGTCCAGGGGGAAGTAGTGAATATCGCTTCGTCCGATACCGGCAAGGATAACAATGGGGTTGTACTAGAGACGGAGATGACGCAGCTGGCGGAAAACCAGATCATGTATAATGCCTCGGTCCAGATGCTGGAGAATAAATTCACGGATTTAAAATATGCGATAACGGGGAGTAAATAA
- the fliF gene encoding flagellar basal-body MS-ring/collar protein FliF: protein MPEGLKKLLQPFMALPPAKRWVVGGVVGVSVIAFSLLIMIANRTDYRPLFTNLTTEDAGEIVTKLKEQKVPYRIAADGKAILVPAEKVYDLRLSLASDGLPQGGGVGFEIFDRKNFGMTEFVQKLNYQRALQGELSRTISQIAGVEQARVHLVIPEKSLFKDSEKPPTASVVLKVKGDRVLRDSEVQGIIHLVASAIEGLDTDHVTVLDNRGRLLSRNNPGDATSKMTAAMQEVERNYERSTEERLQSLLDRAVGSGKSVARVSAVFDFRQVEKFEEKYDPETVVRSEQRSEEKLGSANAVGGVPGVQTNLGKAPAGAGTNGGGSKSDETLNYEVSRSTSRTIEPVGTLAKVSVAIMVDGKYDAPVGKDGKPGKPKYTPLSADELQKIDALVKSSVGYNAQRGDQVTVVNVPFQDTGDTGVDEAGKWWNAPVFLALLKNGLIGFGFLALLFFVVRPLMKMLRPEKKTSFEPLPTTEETINQIAEAHRLQIGNQTVSQMELINKVKEEPYQAAQIIQNWLREQPQEK, encoded by the coding sequence ATGCCTGAAGGTCTGAAAAAGCTGCTGCAGCCGTTCATGGCCCTCCCCCCCGCCAAGCGTTGGGTGGTTGGCGGGGTTGTGGGGGTGTCGGTGATCGCCTTCTCTCTGTTGATCATGATTGCTAATCGGACCGATTACCGGCCGCTCTTTACCAATCTGACCACCGAGGACGCCGGTGAAATCGTCACCAAGCTGAAAGAACAAAAAGTCCCGTACCGGATCGCTGCCGATGGCAAGGCGATTCTCGTCCCTGCCGAGAAGGTTTACGATCTGCGGCTGTCACTGGCTTCCGATGGCCTACCCCAGGGTGGCGGTGTCGGTTTCGAGATTTTTGATCGCAAGAACTTCGGTATGACCGAATTTGTCCAGAAGCTGAACTATCAGCGGGCACTCCAGGGTGAACTATCACGGACCATCAGTCAGATTGCCGGCGTCGAGCAAGCCCGGGTACATCTGGTTATCCCGGAAAAATCGCTTTTCAAGGATAGTGAAAAGCCGCCCACTGCTTCGGTCGTTTTGAAAGTGAAGGGCGATCGGGTTCTGCGCGACAGCGAAGTCCAGGGAATCATCCATCTGGTGGCGTCGGCGATAGAGGGACTGGATACCGATCATGTTACTGTTCTCGACAATCGGGGACGGCTCTTGTCCCGCAATAATCCCGGCGATGCGACGAGCAAGATGACCGCTGCGATGCAGGAAGTCGAGCGGAACTATGAGCGGAGTACCGAAGAGCGTCTGCAGTCGCTACTGGACCGGGCCGTCGGAAGCGGTAAATCGGTTGCTCGGGTCTCGGCGGTTTTCGACTTCCGGCAGGTTGAGAAGTTCGAGGAGAAGTATGATCCGGAAACCGTCGTCAGGAGCGAACAGCGCAGCGAGGAGAAACTCGGTTCGGCCAACGCCGTGGGGGGGGTCCCGGGCGTACAGACGAATCTCGGTAAAGCTCCGGCCGGCGCCGGGACCAACGGCGGTGGCAGCAAAAGCGACGAAACCCTCAATTACGAGGTGAGTCGCTCCACCTCCCGGACGATTGAGCCGGTCGGTACCTTGGCCAAGGTTTCCGTGGCGATCATGGTCGATGGCAAATACGATGCGCCGGTTGGCAAGGATGGCAAGCCGGGTAAACCGAAATATACCCCGCTTTCCGCCGACGAATTGCAGAAAATCGACGCCCTGGTCAAGAGTTCCGTCGGCTATAACGCCCAGCGTGGCGACCAGGTTACGGTGGTCAACGTCCCCTTCCAGGATACGGGCGATACGGGTGTCGATGAGGCGGGGAAATGGTGGAATGCACCGGTCTTCCTGGCACTGCTGAAGAACGGCCTGATCGGCTTCGGTTTCCTGGCGCTACTCTTCTTCGTGGTGCGGCCGCTGATGAAGATGCTCCGGCCTGAGAAGAAAACCTCTTTCGAGCCGCTGCCGACCACTGAGGAAACCATCAACCAGATCGCCGAAGCCCATCGGCTGCAGATCGGTAACCAGACGGTCAGCCAGATGGAACTGATCAACAAGGTGAAAGAGGAGCCGTATCAGGCGGCGCAGATCATCCAAAACTGGCTGCGCGAACAGCCACAGGAAAAGTAA
- the fliJ gene encoding flagellar export protein FliJ, with the protein MMHKQGFQLQQVLNYRKEVEKARKLEFVTAKREFENASELLQRHEAEADRARVEFNNRQATGISVNELQMYSNFFSKKTCDIQQQRCQVSSLGQELTEKREVLLDAAKEKKSLELLKEKQLMALRRELAEKERNFLDELSVQRAVR; encoded by the coding sequence ATGATGCACAAACAAGGATTTCAGCTGCAACAGGTTCTCAATTACCGCAAAGAGGTGGAGAAAGCTCGGAAACTGGAGTTCGTCACGGCCAAGAGGGAGTTCGAAAATGCTAGCGAACTTCTGCAGCGGCACGAGGCCGAAGCCGATCGTGCCAGGGTTGAATTTAACAACCGGCAGGCGACGGGAATTTCGGTGAATGAGTTGCAGATGTATTCCAATTTTTTCAGCAAGAAAACCTGCGATATCCAGCAGCAGCGTTGCCAGGTGAGCAGCCTGGGCCAAGAACTGACCGAAAAGCGGGAAGTGTTGCTGGATGCCGCCAAGGAAAAGAAATCTCTGGAACTGTTGAAAGAGAAACAGCTGATGGCTTTGCGGCGGGAGCTTGCTGAAAAGGAACGGAATTTCCTCGACGAGTTGTCCGTTCAGCGGGCGGTTCGCTGA
- a CDS encoding flagellar hook-length control protein FliK: protein MQIAQMLQIVPPAAQTSGTASEAAGTSSGEAGLFAALFAGLLGKPVEMPAGAQLLAGTAKTAASTKEQSAKTDETASVQAPVVALAPVALVSTSTAIPLTDPTATTATAGKGGATPVTAQPTHPSADPTGALPVAKQNGDDTGSKQSPKQESLVASTTSTAMPSGNKVFAVPPGEAVEVLQVTVADSGCQPAVGGKLAAGGKLPEVPLPDESTTSQQPVGDKSEVRTAALTTAPAGRLVVPARSGGQDGRQIEAAAPETKGTEPSSGESQAPKVEVVVRKELGEQQFADHRELAGDRKEGDTGKDQGMPQHVASDGSKATPTVPDNRSQSSGETQHALRDSVMSQVKDALAARQSAGNGQIAIKLNPAELGELRINVHVVDQHVKVEVLAANSQVRDVLLNNLDSLKESFARQNLTMSGFNVSTGGGQGSGQFFRDAWGNSQGMANYSLGQSAAEELPVAVNTTDYYTDRRDNSLVDVRF, encoded by the coding sequence ATGCAAATTGCACAGATGCTCCAGATCGTGCCGCCAGCTGCCCAGACATCCGGTACCGCATCTGAAGCTGCTGGAACCTCCTCCGGAGAAGCCGGGCTGTTTGCCGCACTTTTCGCCGGGCTGTTAGGCAAACCCGTCGAAATGCCTGCCGGCGCGCAACTCCTTGCCGGTACGGCAAAAACGGCGGCTTCAACCAAGGAGCAATCCGCCAAGACTGATGAGACCGCTTCCGTCCAAGCGCCGGTAGTGGCTCTGGCTCCGGTTGCGTTGGTTTCCACGTCGACTGCTATTCCTCTGACCGATCCGACAGCCACAACGGCGACTGCGGGTAAGGGGGGCGCAACTCCGGTAACAGCACAGCCAACCCATCCTTCGGCAGATCCGACCGGCGCCTTGCCGGTAGCCAAGCAGAATGGAGACGACACGGGGAGTAAGCAATCCCCGAAGCAGGAGTCGTTGGTGGCGTCGACAACCAGCACGGCTATGCCGTCAGGGAACAAGGTGTTTGCCGTTCCTCCCGGTGAAGCCGTGGAGGTCCTGCAGGTAACGGTTGCCGATTCGGGCTGCCAACCGGCAGTCGGTGGTAAATTAGCCGCTGGAGGTAAATTGCCGGAAGTTCCTTTGCCGGACGAATCGACAACCAGCCAGCAGCCTGTTGGCGACAAGTCGGAAGTTCGCACTGCAGCCCTGACGACAGCTCCCGCCGGACGGCTGGTGGTTCCGGCAAGAAGTGGCGGGCAGGATGGTCGCCAGATCGAAGCGGCAGCGCCCGAAACCAAGGGAACGGAACCCTCGTCAGGAGAGTCCCAAGCTCCTAAAGTGGAAGTTGTTGTGCGAAAGGAGCTTGGCGAGCAACAGTTCGCAGATCATCGCGAGCTGGCAGGCGACAGGAAAGAAGGCGACACCGGAAAGGACCAGGGGATGCCGCAGCATGTTGCCAGCGATGGAAGCAAGGCAACGCCAACCGTTCCGGACAACCGTTCGCAGTCGAGCGGGGAAACGCAGCATGCTCTCCGCGACAGTGTCATGTCTCAGGTGAAGGATGCTCTGGCAGCGCGACAGTCGGCCGGTAACGGCCAGATCGCGATCAAGCTCAATCCGGCGGAGCTGGGAGAGCTCAGAATCAACGTCCATGTCGTCGATCAGCACGTCAAAGTAGAAGTGCTGGCAGCCAACAGCCAAGTGCGGGACGTCCTCCTCAACAACCTCGACTCCCTGAAGGAGAGCTTCGCGCGGCAGAATCTGACCATGTCCGGCTTCAATGTTTCGACCGGTGGTGGCCAGGGGTCAGGACAGTTTTTCCGCGATGCGTGGGGGAACAGCCAGGGGATGGCAAATTATTCACTAGGCCAGAGTGCGGCGGAAGAGTTGCCGGTAGCGGTCAATACGACCGATTATTACACTGACCGACGGGATAATTCACTCGTTGATGTACGATTCTAA
- the fliI gene encoding flagellar protein export ATPase FliI yields the protein MPRRRIDLARYFPAVENVKPIRFHGKVTQVVGLVIEGYCPDAAVGTLCHVHPHDGEPIPAEVVGFRDSKTLLMPLGELRGIGLGCLISVKRKKASLGVGPGLLGRVIDGLGEPIDDKGGLVTREEYPIYANPVNPMKRRPIRKPLDLGIRAINGLLTCGEGQRVGIMAGSGVGKSTLLGMIARYTEADVNVIALIGERGRELREFIEKDLQEEGLKKSVVVVATSDQPPLVRMRGAYIATTIAEYFQAQGKKVLLMMDSATRFAMAMREVGLAIGEPPTTKGYTPSVFAALPKLLERTGNFLDGSITGLYTVLVEGDDFNEPISDAMRSILDGHVILNRELAARAIYPPIDVLGSASRVMMDVTEAQQQRFASRFKELLAAYRQAEDLINIGAYKPGSNSTIDYALAKMDGMLAYLKQGIHDGVTLDQSVQALGDLFDEGMAL from the coding sequence ATGCCGAGGCGTAGGATCGATCTCGCCCGTTATTTCCCCGCGGTTGAAAACGTCAAACCGATCCGGTTCCATGGCAAGGTGACCCAGGTTGTCGGGCTGGTGATCGAGGGATATTGCCCCGATGCGGCGGTTGGCACCCTGTGTCATGTCCATCCCCATGACGGGGAACCGATTCCAGCGGAAGTGGTCGGTTTTCGTGACAGCAAAACTCTGCTGATGCCACTTGGCGAATTGCGGGGGATCGGCCTCGGTTGCCTGATTTCCGTCAAGCGGAAGAAGGCGTCGCTCGGTGTCGGCCCGGGATTGCTTGGCCGGGTCATTGATGGCCTTGGCGAACCGATCGACGACAAGGGGGGGCTTGTTACCCGCGAGGAATATCCCATCTATGCCAATCCGGTCAATCCGATGAAACGGCGACCGATTCGCAAGCCGCTCGATCTCGGGATCAGGGCTATTAATGGTCTATTGACCTGCGGTGAGGGGCAACGTGTCGGAATCATGGCGGGCTCTGGTGTCGGAAAGTCGACACTGCTCGGCATGATAGCCCGCTATACCGAAGCCGATGTGAACGTGATTGCCCTGATTGGCGAACGGGGTCGTGAGCTGCGGGAGTTTATCGAAAAGGACCTCCAGGAAGAGGGACTGAAAAAATCGGTGGTAGTCGTTGCCACTTCGGACCAGCCGCCGCTGGTCCGGATGCGGGGCGCCTATATTGCCACCACCATTGCCGAGTATTTCCAGGCGCAGGGGAAGAAGGTCCTCCTGATGATGGATTCGGCCACCCGATTTGCCATGGCGATGCGCGAGGTGGGACTGGCGATCGGCGAGCCGCCGACTACGAAGGGGTATACTCCGTCGGTGTTCGCCGCCCTGCCGAAACTGTTGGAGCGGACCGGCAATTTTCTCGACGGAAGTATCACCGGCCTCTATACGGTACTGGTCGAAGGTGATGACTTCAATGAGCCGATTTCCGACGCCATGCGAAGCATTCTTGACGGGCACGTTATCCTTAACCGGGAACTGGCCGCGCGGGCCATCTATCCTCCCATCGATGTTTTGGGGAGTGCCAGCCGGGTAATGATGGATGTCACAGAAGCGCAGCAGCAACGGTTTGCCAGCCGGTTCAAGGAACTGCTGGCTGCCTACCGGCAGGCCGAGGATCTGATTAATATCGGTGCCTACAAACCGGGAAGCAATAGTACGATTGATTATGCGCTGGCGAAGATGGACGGGATGCTGGCCTATCTCAAGCAGGGGATTCATGATGGGGTAACTCTTGACCAATCCGTTCAGGCCTTGGGAGATCTCTTCGACGAGGGGATGGCACTCTGA
- the flgC gene encoding flagellar basal body rod protein FlgC → MDFFSAMHISSSALSAERTRMNLISSNLANANSTRTAAGGPYKRKDAVFAATQVGETFNSTFDRLRQEGSPMGVQVSQIIEDQNPPRLQYDPSNPDANAQGYVALPNVNVVEEMADMIAATRAYEANVTAVQAAKSMALKTLEIGSR, encoded by the coding sequence ATGGATTTCTTTAGTGCAATGCACATCAGCTCCTCCGCGCTTTCCGCAGAAAGAACGCGGATGAATCTCATTTCCAGCAACCTGGCGAACGCCAATTCGACCCGCACTGCTGCCGGAGGCCCGTACAAGCGGAAGGACGCGGTGTTTGCCGCCACCCAGGTGGGAGAGACATTCAACAGTACCTTTGACCGGCTGCGGCAGGAAGGGAGTCCGATGGGGGTGCAGGTTTCCCAGATTATCGAGGACCAGAACCCTCCCCGCCTTCAGTACGATCCATCCAATCCCGATGCGAATGCCCAGGGATATGTGGCGCTGCCCAATGTTAATGTGGTGGAGGAAATGGCCGACATGATCGCGGCTACCCGGGCCTATGAGGCGAATGTGACGGCGGTACAGGCAGCGAAGAGCATGGCTCTGAAAACTTTGGAGATAGGTTCGAGGTAA
- a CDS encoding flagellar hook assembly protein FlgD gives MITGITNTTTTTTSAADAMKQSTGLNSNDFLQLFITQLQNQDPLNPQDSSQFITQLAQLTQVEQSYNTNTNLQNLQTALNGSNSLSAVSFIGKQATVQSDEVGLTSGTAASLGYRLPADAAKVLIDIKDSAGNTVRTLTLGQTATGDGTVIWDGKDAAGNQLPSGTYTYSVAGINSNNEEFSGTALLTGTVSKVNLEGQEPVLTIGGIDVSLSNLLSVKG, from the coding sequence ATGATAACTGGGATAACAAACACTACGACCACCACAACTTCAGCCGCCGACGCGATGAAGCAATCAACCGGCCTGAATTCGAACGACTTTCTGCAACTGTTCATCACTCAGCTGCAAAACCAGGATCCACTCAATCCTCAGGACAGCTCCCAATTCATCACCCAACTGGCGCAGCTTACCCAGGTAGAACAGTCGTACAACACCAATACCAACCTGCAGAATCTGCAGACGGCCCTGAACGGCTCCAACAGCCTTTCGGCGGTTTCGTTCATCGGTAAACAAGCGACGGTGCAAAGCGATGAGGTCGGCTTGACCTCGGGGACCGCTGCTTCGCTCGGCTACCGGCTTCCGGCAGATGCCGCCAAGGTGCTGATCGACATCAAGGACAGCGCAGGCAATACAGTGAGAACGCTGACGCTGGGACAAACTGCTACCGGCGACGGGACAGTCATTTGGGACGGTAAGGACGCTGCTGGCAACCAGCTTCCCTCCGGCACCTACACCTACTCGGTGGCCGGCATCAATAGCAACAACGAGGAATTCAGCGGTACGGCACTGCTGACGGGGACGGTCAGCAAGGTCAATCTGGAGGGCCAGGAGCCGGTGCTGACCATTGGCGGCATCGACGTTTCGTTGTCCAATCTACTTTCAGTAAAGGGGTGA